In Gossypium hirsutum isolate 1008001.06 chromosome D06, Gossypium_hirsutum_v2.1, whole genome shotgun sequence, one genomic interval encodes:
- the LOC121218585 gene encoding uncharacterized protein has protein sequence MGDSSTSYIHMVQHMIEKCLIFNMTKEECMEALSKHANIKPVITSTVWNELEKENKEFFEAYAQSQSKQDRMSEEETSRMIQKMISDSSSKDPDK, from the exons ATGGGGGATTCTTCAACTTCCTACATACACATg GTGCAGCACATGATAGAAAAATGTTTGATCTTCAACATGACAAAAGAAGAGTGCATGGAAGCACTTTCAAAGCATGCAAATATTAAACCTGTCATCACCTCTACTG tTTGGAATGAGCTTGAAAAGGAAAACAAGGAATTCTTTGAAGCCTATGCACAATCTCAAAGCAAACAAGACCGAATGTCCGAGGAAGAGACGAGCCGAATGATCCAGAAGATGATCTCGGATTCCTCTAGTAAAGACCCTGACAAATGA